The Spirochaeta lutea sequence AGAATCGATCAGGCTGCTGCCATTATCGGCCAGGGGGGCGCCAGTCTGGTGGCGGAGTTCACCCTGGATTTCGCGAATTACCGCAGGGAAAATAACCGGTTCTTTGAAGAGATGCTTCTGTCCATTGATGATATTGCCCGGCGGTCCCAGATTAGCGCCCAGAACACCTCCACCTTTGAAGGTATGCGGGAGGATATTGACGGGTTGGTACAACTCGAAGAGAACCGCGCTGTAGAACTGCGGAATAATTTAGCAACCCTGATCCGAGGCAGTGTGGTTACCTACATCATCATAACCCTGGTTATTCTGGGGGTATCGGTGCTCACGGCAGTGCTCATTGCCCTGGGGCTCATTCGCACCATCACCGCTGGGAAGAATGCCATGGACGAGCTTGCCCAGGGTAACCTGGACCTGGAGGTTCACAGTACCCAGCAGGATGAGATCGGCGATTTGGCCCGAGCCATGGATGGGACTGCGGCGCGACTCCGGGATATTGTTTCGGGGATTCAGAATACTGCTGCCCAGCTCAGCTCAGGGAGCAACCAGATCAGCAGCGCCGCCCAGGGACTTTCCGAGGGTGCCACCGAACAGGCCGCAACCACCGAAGAAATCTCCAGCTCCATGGAGCAGATGATGGCCAGCATCGATCAAAACAGCCAAAACGCCCAAACCGCCGAGGTCATTACCACCACCGTGGAGAGGAACGCCGAAGAAAGCAATAAATCGGTCCAACAAACGGTTCAGGCTATGAAGGAAATCTCCGAGCGGGTGGGTATTATCGGTGAAATTGCCCGGCAGACCAACCTCTTGGCCCTCAACGCGGCCATTGAAGCCGCCCGGGCGGGTGAATACGGCAAGGGCTTTGCTGTAGTTAGTTCGGAAATACGCAAGCTCGCCGAGCGCAGCGGTAAGGCGGCGGAAGAGATCGGCGACCTGACCGGGCAGTCTGTCCGCAGCGCAGAGGATACCGGAGGGAAACTCATTGCCCTGGTGGAGGAAATCCGAAAGAGTGCGGATTTGGTCAGGGAAATCAGTGCAGCAAGCAGGGAGCAGAGCTCAGGTACCGACCAGATTACTAGAGCGCTCTCCGACCTGGATACCGTCGCCCAGTCGACCTCCAGCTCCAGCGAGGAGCTGGCCTCGGCTTCCGA is a genomic window containing:
- a CDS encoding methyl-accepting chemotaxis protein encodes the protein MRIRGKFMTMVGLPLAGLIAILGVGLFSFIRIQDISTELSRVEEYLAALINADRDAYQAYLNELQAAATIDAAELQAIDRESTENLDQVLQRVDSTKAGHDQEMARVYQDFLGEYNIWRANSRDIIGLSSSSAEEIRAARTAARNAASSFEVTRAIIDQLGQLVDTALQNQGISLQRRLALESAQSLVLNADRDIYQALVTQLQAVDAQTRADLEALHQENTENLDQTRDRIDQAAAIIGQGGASLVAEFTLDFANYRRENNRFFEEMLLSIDDIARRSQISAQNTSTFEGMREDIDGLVQLEENRAVELRNNLATLIRGSVVTYIIITLVILGVSVLTAVLIALGLIRTITAGKNAMDELAQGNLDLEVHSTQQDEIGDLARAMDGTAARLRDIVSGIQNTAAQLSSGSNQISSAAQGLSEGATEQAATTEEISSSMEQMMASIDQNSQNAQTAEVITTTVERNAEESNKSVQQTVQAMKEISERVGIIGEIARQTNLLALNAAIEAARAGEYGKGFAVVSSEIRKLAERSGKAAEEIGDLTGQSVRSAEDTGGKLIALVEEIRKSADLVREISAASREQSSGTDQITRALSDLDTVAQSTSSSSEELASASEELAAQAISLSEMISFFHTEAQTGKTTPGLLADHRLNSGGSDDSGDSE